In Solanum lycopersicum chromosome 5, SLM_r2.1, the following are encoded in one genomic region:
- the LOC104647326 gene encoding vesicle transport v-SNARE 12 has protein sequence MSEVFEGYERQYCELSVNLSRKCNSAALLADGEPKKQQISELKVGLDDADVLIRKMDLEARSLQPSLKATLLAKLREYKSDLNKLKKEVNKLTLTSANQAAHDLESGMMDPHAASASQRERLAMSTERLDQSSDRIRESRRIALETEDLGVSILGDLHQQRETLLHSHNKLHGVDDAIDKSKKILTSMSRRISRNKWIMGSVIGALILAIIIILYFKLFHH, from the exons ATGAGTGAAGTATTTGAGGGATATGAGAGGCAGTACTGTGAACTTTCTGTCAATTTGTCTCGGAAATGCAATTCTGCTGCTCTTTTGGCTGACGGAG AGCCGAAAAAGCAACAGATTTCCGAACTCAAAGTGGGATTGGATGATGCAGATGTGTTG ATACGGAAAATGGATCTCGAGGCAAGAAGTTTGCAACCGAGTTTAAAAGCAACATTACTTGCTAAACTGAGGGAATACAAATCAGACCTGAATAAGTTGAAGAAAGAAGTGAATAAACTGACCTTGACTAGTGCTAATCAAGCTGCCCATGATTTAGAGTCTGGAATGATGGATCCACATGCA gCTTCTGCAAGTCAAAGGGAACGCTTAGCAATGTCAACAGAGAGACTTGATCAGTCAAGTGACAGGATCAGGGAGAGCAGAAGGATTGCCCTAGAGACTGAAGACCTTGGTGTGTCAATTCTAGGGGATTTGCACCAACAGCGTGAAACACTGCTACATTCACATAATAAG CTTCACGGTGTGGATGATGCCATTGACAAGAGCAAGAAGATCTTGACTTCGATGTCTAGAAGAATTAGCCGAAACAAGTGGATTATGGGCTCTGTGATTGGAGCCCTTATCTTggcaataattattattctgtATTTCAAGCTTTTCCACCATTGA